In one Dunckerocampus dactyliophorus isolate RoL2022-P2 chromosome 9, RoL_Ddac_1.1, whole genome shotgun sequence genomic region, the following are encoded:
- the c9h3orf38 gene encoding uncharacterized protein C3orf38 homolog gives MAGLSGPARDGCTKILNLLSKADLLSLSDTVTNKMIVVENVTEAAEAILSFTSNAEELLRRKKVHRDVIFKYLAKEGVKMPPSSEKHQLVKRALQLWSNTEVSIEERLPGTTDHTRQRSLANTPQDTADVKNDATFDILALGQQFCHWFFQLLNSHNPSLAQQPQDWGPQHFWPDVKLRLIARAGSEQMEEFLGAELVSCRLLALTKEEHLLLSPNLEPHGLKVLASPHGLVLVAVAGTIHRDAACLGIFEQIFGLIRSPLDNNSWKIRSVTLKIRGQDALMGMQMSAPALSYNSSDLLLLCSL, from the exons ATGGCGGGGCTGTCGGGCCCAGCACGAGATGGGTGTACAAAAATACTCAATTTATTGTCGAAGGCCGACCTTCTTTCACTGAGTGACACCGTTACAAATAAGATGATTGTAGTGGAGAACGTTACAG AGGCTGCAGAGGCAATCCTCTCCTTCACTAGCAATGCAGAGGAGCTCCTGAGGAGGAAGAAGGTCCATCGTGATGTCATTTTCAAGTACCTGGCCAAAGAAGGGGTGAAGATGCCCCCCAGTAGTGAGAAGCACCAGCTTGTGAAGAGGGCGCTGCAGCTATGGTCAAATACGGAG GTGTCGATTGAAGAACGTTTGCCGGGTACGACTGATCACACGAGACAAAGGTCATTGGCAAACACACCCCAGGACACCGCAGACGTGAAAAATGATGCTACCTTTGACATTTTGGCACTTGGGCAGCAGTTCTGCCATTGGTTCTTCCAGCTTTTGAACAGTCACAATCCCTCACTGGCCCAACAGCCTCAGGACTGGGGGCCGCAACACTTCTGGCCAGATGTGAAGCTCCGCCTTATTGCCAG AGCTGGAAGTGAACAGATGGAAGAGTTCCTGGGTGCTGAGCTGGTCAGCTGTCGTCTCCTGGCCTTGACCAAGGAAGAGCATCTCCTTCTCAGCCCCAACCTGGAGCCGCATGGCCTCAAAGTGCTGGCCTCCCCCCACGGACTGGTTCTGGTGGCCGTAGCCGGGACCATCCACAGGGACGCTGCCTGCCTGGGAATATTTGAGCAAATATTTGGACTCATTCGCTCACCACTAGACAATAACAGCTGGAAGATCAGATCAGTCACCTTGAAGATCAGGGGGCAGGACGCTCTGATGGGGATGCAGATGTCAGCACCCGCCCTTAGTTACAACTCCAGTGACCTCTTGCTGCTTTGCAGTTTATAA